A window from Leifsonia shinshuensis encodes these proteins:
- a CDS encoding cytochrome ubiquinol oxidase subunit I, translating to MNELLDPLLLSRWQFGLTTIYHFLFVPLTIGLVTCTAVFQTAWYRTGKPHYLQLTHFFGKIFLINFAMGVVTGIVQEFQFGMNWSNYSRFVGDIFGAPLALEGLLAFFLEATFIGLWIFGWDRLPKGLHLATIWVVSVGSILSAYFILAANAFMQNPVGYHLNPAKGRAELTDLWAVLTNKVALAAFPHTIFGCFMVSAGLIIAVAAWHLSRNRHLDTMRPALKFGLWLMVGAGIGTVLSGDQLGLAMVETQPMKMAAAEALYKTSTGADASFSIFTLGTPDGVHELFSIRIPYLLSFLSTHSLNGTVEGINDLQAQYTQLYGPGDYTPVIWVTYWAFRWMIGLGMLHVLIAVVGLWLTRKGRTPPRAWMWKIAIWAMPLSLLAMVVGWIFTEMGRQPWIVFSLMKTADGVSPGTTGVEVLISLIAFTAVYGTLAVVEFLLIKRAAQKGPQDIDQHLDEAGEPIPVATVY from the coding sequence GTGAACGAACTGCTGGACCCGCTCCTGCTGTCGCGCTGGCAGTTCGGGCTCACCACGATCTACCACTTCCTCTTCGTGCCGCTGACCATCGGTCTGGTCACCTGCACCGCCGTCTTCCAGACCGCCTGGTACCGCACCGGCAAGCCGCACTACCTGCAGCTGACGCATTTCTTCGGCAAGATCTTCCTGATCAACTTCGCCATGGGCGTCGTGACCGGCATCGTGCAGGAGTTCCAGTTCGGCATGAACTGGTCGAACTACTCCCGCTTCGTCGGCGACATCTTCGGCGCACCGCTCGCGCTGGAGGGCCTGCTCGCGTTCTTCCTGGAGGCGACGTTCATCGGCCTCTGGATCTTCGGCTGGGACCGTCTGCCGAAGGGTCTGCACCTCGCCACGATCTGGGTCGTCTCGGTGGGTAGCATCCTGTCCGCGTACTTCATCCTCGCGGCGAACGCCTTCATGCAGAACCCGGTGGGCTACCACCTGAACCCCGCCAAAGGACGCGCCGAGCTCACGGACCTGTGGGCGGTGCTCACCAACAAGGTGGCGCTGGCCGCGTTCCCGCACACGATCTTCGGCTGCTTCATGGTGTCGGCCGGCCTGATCATCGCGGTGGCCGCCTGGCACCTGTCGCGCAACCGGCACCTCGACACGATGCGTCCCGCCCTGAAGTTCGGCCTGTGGCTGATGGTCGGCGCCGGCATCGGCACCGTCCTCAGCGGCGACCAGCTGGGCCTCGCCATGGTCGAGACGCAGCCGATGAAGATGGCGGCCGCGGAGGCGCTCTACAAGACCTCGACCGGCGCGGACGCATCCTTCTCGATCTTCACTCTCGGCACACCGGACGGCGTGCACGAGCTGTTCTCCATCCGCATCCCGTACCTGTTGTCGTTCCTGTCGACGCACAGCCTGAACGGCACCGTCGAGGGCATCAACGACCTGCAGGCGCAGTACACCCAGCTCTACGGCCCTGGCGACTACACGCCGGTCATCTGGGTCACCTACTGGGCCTTCCGCTGGATGATCGGGCTCGGGATGCTGCACGTCCTGATCGCGGTGGTCGGCCTCTGGCTGACGCGGAAGGGCCGCACCCCACCCCGCGCGTGGATGTGGAAGATCGCGATCTGGGCGATGCCGCTCTCGCTGCTGGCGATGGTCGTCGGCTGGATCTTCACCGAGATGGGCCGCCAGCCCTGGATCGTGTTCAGCCTGATGAAGACCGCCGACGGCGTCTCGCCCGGCACGACGGGCGTCGAAGTGCTGATCTCGCTGATCGCGTTCACCGCCGTCTACGGCACCCTCGCCGTCGTCGAGTTCCTGCTCATCAAGCGGGCGGCGCAGAAGGGCCCGCAGGACATCGACCAGCATCTCGACGAGGCCGGCGAGCCCATCCCGGTCGCGACGGTCTACTAG
- the cydD gene encoding thiol reductant ABC exporter subunit CydD, producing MRPLDPRLLRYASATRGTLAAGAVLAALQTASIVAFAWLVTDVIVRAIAGERLPELSGTLVLLGVVIAVRAVLLWAVDAVASRGGARAVGQLRERLVTAVGRLGPGWTSRRTSADVTLVAGRGMEALDGYFAKYLPQLIGTAVATPLLVVTIGWRDVTSAIVLLVTLPLIPVFMVLVGWATQAAQQRQWTALSRLSSGFLDVVAGLPTLKLFGRQHRQEARIREVSEQYRVHTMRVLRMSFLSGFVLELAASLSVAVIAVTIGLRLLGGSLDLSVGLFVLLLAPEAFLPLRNVGASYHAAAEGIEAAARAFAVIEEAEAVDGAAQQEGTSRVASETSGLVFEDVTVAYDGRTAVDGFSATALPGELTVLRAPSGAGKSTLLAAALGFVAFEGNIVADGRVDAGGRREALAWAGQRPGLLAGTIAENVALGEEHPDAELVARVLHEAAADELDPETVVGAGGSGMSGGQAQRVAVARALYRLRSRGCRILVLDEPTSALDARTEERLVAGLRRIAAEGVAVLVVSHREAVASAAGRVITLEARQEVAHVG from the coding sequence GTGCGCCCGCTCGACCCGCGCCTGCTCCGCTACGCGTCCGCCACGCGCGGCACGCTGGCGGCCGGCGCCGTGCTCGCGGCGCTGCAGACCGCATCCATCGTCGCGTTCGCGTGGCTGGTGACGGACGTGATCGTCCGCGCGATCGCGGGGGAGCGGCTGCCGGAGCTGAGCGGGACGCTCGTGCTGCTCGGCGTCGTCATCGCCGTCCGCGCGGTGCTGCTCTGGGCCGTCGACGCAGTGGCGTCGCGCGGCGGGGCGCGCGCGGTCGGGCAGCTGCGCGAGCGGCTGGTCACGGCCGTCGGGAGGCTGGGACCGGGATGGACCTCCCGCCGCACCAGTGCCGACGTCACCCTGGTCGCGGGCCGGGGCATGGAGGCGCTCGACGGCTACTTCGCGAAGTACCTGCCGCAGCTGATCGGCACCGCGGTCGCGACCCCGCTGCTCGTGGTGACGATCGGGTGGCGGGATGTGACCAGCGCGATCGTCCTGCTGGTGACGCTCCCGCTCATCCCGGTCTTCATGGTGCTGGTGGGATGGGCGACGCAGGCGGCGCAGCAGCGTCAGTGGACGGCGCTGTCGCGTCTGTCGAGCGGGTTCCTCGACGTCGTCGCGGGGCTGCCCACCCTCAAGCTGTTCGGGCGCCAGCACCGTCAGGAGGCGCGCATCCGGGAGGTGAGCGAGCAGTACCGCGTGCACACCATGCGGGTGCTGCGGATGTCGTTCCTCTCGGGATTCGTGCTGGAGCTGGCGGCCAGCCTGTCGGTCGCGGTGATCGCGGTGACGATCGGACTGCGGCTGCTGGGCGGTTCCCTCGACCTCTCGGTGGGGCTGTTCGTGCTGCTGCTGGCGCCGGAGGCATTCCTGCCGCTGCGCAACGTCGGCGCGTCGTACCACGCGGCCGCGGAGGGGATCGAGGCGGCGGCGCGGGCGTTCGCGGTGATCGAGGAGGCGGAGGCGGTGGATGGCGCCGCGCAGCAGGAGGGCACCAGCCGCGTGGCCTCGGAAACGAGCGGACTGGTGTTCGAGGACGTGACCGTCGCCTACGACGGCCGGACCGCGGTCGACGGGTTCTCCGCGACGGCGCTGCCCGGCGAGCTGACGGTGCTGCGGGCCCCGAGCGGCGCCGGGAAGTCGACGCTGCTCGCGGCGGCACTCGGATTCGTCGCGTTCGAGGGCAACATCGTCGCCGATGGGCGCGTGGATGCCGGGGGACGGCGCGAGGCGCTCGCCTGGGCCGGTCAGCGTCCCGGGCTCCTCGCTGGAACGATCGCAGAGAACGTCGCACTCGGGGAGGAGCACCCGGACGCCGAGCTCGTGGCCCGCGTGCTCCACGAGGCCGCCGCGGACGAGCTCGACCCGGAGACCGTGGTCGGCGCGGGCGGCAGCGGGATGTCGGGCGGGCAGGCGCAGCGGGTGGCAGTCGCCCGCGCGCTGTACCGCCTGCGGTCGCGGGGCTGCCGCATCCTGGTGCTCGACGAGCCGACGTCCGCCCTCGACGCCCGGACCGAGGAGCGGCTGGTCGCGGGCCTGCGGCGGATCGCCGCGGAGGGCGTCGCCGTGCTCGTGGTCAGCCACCGCGAGGCGGTCGCCTCGGCCGCCGGCCGAGTGATCACACTGGAGGCACGTCAGGAGGTGGCCCATGTCGGCTGA
- a CDS encoding M56 family metallopeptidase, whose product MSTDPAAPLAGAIFLGALAVALAWPVPLLLARAKWPSAAPTLALALWQSIALAGGISMIGSLLLAGLEPFGDDLWSRIGGAWASLFHGPLPPEVSLLNAFLLSAAVLLTAHLVLNLALTSVRSRNQRHRHMELLRLLSSPLPDVPSTRVIDHPAPAAYCLPGARSVTVLSEGMIELLSPAELDAVVAHERAHLRQKHHLLLDAFRSWKRSLPWFPIATRAQDAVALLIEMLADDTARRTSGDAVLAEAIRLVDATGPAGAALGAPKDRRTPEQRRAALVAREERLTDGRRTVGPLLRAAVVVATVLLVVVPPLVILLS is encoded by the coding sequence GTGAGCACCGACCCGGCCGCGCCGCTCGCCGGCGCGATCTTCCTGGGCGCGCTGGCCGTCGCGCTGGCGTGGCCCGTGCCGCTGCTCCTCGCCCGGGCGAAGTGGCCGTCCGCCGCGCCGACGCTCGCCCTGGCGCTCTGGCAGTCGATCGCCCTCGCCGGGGGCATCTCCATGATCGGCTCGCTGCTGCTCGCGGGACTCGAGCCGTTCGGCGACGACCTGTGGAGCCGCATCGGCGGAGCGTGGGCCTCGCTCTTCCACGGTCCGCTGCCGCCCGAGGTCAGCCTCCTGAACGCGTTCCTGCTGAGCGCGGCCGTCCTTCTCACCGCACACCTCGTGCTCAATCTCGCGCTCACCTCGGTGCGGAGCCGCAACCAGCGGCACCGCCACATGGAGCTGCTGCGCCTGCTCTCCTCCCCGCTGCCCGACGTTCCGAGCACACGCGTGATCGACCATCCCGCGCCCGCTGCCTACTGCCTGCCCGGGGCACGCAGCGTGACCGTGCTGTCCGAGGGCATGATCGAGCTGCTCTCCCCCGCCGAGCTGGATGCCGTGGTCGCGCACGAGCGCGCCCACCTGCGGCAGAAGCACCACCTGCTGCTGGACGCGTTCCGCTCCTGGAAGCGCTCCCTCCCCTGGTTCCCGATCGCCACCCGGGCGCAGGACGCGGTCGCCCTGCTGATCGAGATGCTCGCCGACGACACGGCGCGCCGCACCTCCGGGGATGCGGTGCTCGCCGAGGCGATCCGCCTCGTGGACGCCACCGGCCCCGCCGGCGCCGCCCTCGGCGCCCCCAAAGACCGGCGCACGCCCGAGCAGCGGCGCGCCGCCCTCGTCGCGCGCGAGGAGCGCCTCACGGACGGCCGGCGCACCGTCGGCCCGCTGCTCCGCGCGGCCGTGGTCGTCGCGACGGTGCTGCTCGTCGTGGTGCCGCCCCTCGTGATCCTGCTGAGCTGA
- a CDS encoding ABC transporter substrate-binding protein, whose translation MFASKKSRLAAGVLAAGALLALSACSSGGGAFSTGSASSSSDTVTVGSAAFGESEILMQIYGQALAANGVKVAYKPSIGQRDVYLKALQDGSIDLIPEYSGNLLQFYDKNSTATSSDDVYAALNDALPKGYEVLDQSEAQDADSYNVTKEFSEKWGVTSLDDLKKVTDPLTVGANPEFGTRPYGIPGLKSAYGVTATLKPISDSGGPLTVAALKNGDVQLADIYTTTPAIKDNGFVTLKDPKNLIAAQNIVPLINSSKASDKVKDVLDKVSKELTTSDLIDLNGENQGSSKTQPDVLAKKWLQDHPIK comes from the coding sequence ATGTTCGCATCGAAGAAGAGCCGCCTCGCGGCCGGCGTGCTCGCCGCCGGGGCGCTGCTCGCCCTCAGCGCCTGCTCCTCCGGGGGCGGCGCGTTCAGCACCGGTTCCGCCTCGTCGTCCAGTGACACCGTCACGGTCGGCTCCGCCGCGTTCGGCGAGTCCGAGATCCTCATGCAGATCTACGGCCAGGCCCTGGCCGCCAACGGCGTGAAGGTCGCGTACAAGCCGAGCATCGGCCAGCGCGACGTGTACCTGAAGGCGCTGCAGGACGGCTCCATCGACCTCATCCCGGAGTACAGCGGCAACCTGCTGCAGTTCTACGACAAGAACAGCACCGCGACCTCCAGCGACGACGTCTACGCCGCCCTGAACGACGCCCTGCCCAAGGGCTACGAGGTGCTCGACCAGTCGGAGGCCCAGGACGCCGACTCGTACAACGTCACCAAGGAGTTCTCGGAGAAGTGGGGTGTCACGAGCCTCGACGACCTGAAGAAGGTCACCGACCCGCTCACGGTCGGCGCGAATCCTGAGTTCGGGACGCGGCCCTACGGCATCCCGGGGCTGAAGTCGGCCTACGGCGTCACCGCGACGCTCAAGCCGATCAGCGACTCGGGCGGCCCGCTGACCGTCGCCGCGCTGAAGAACGGCGACGTGCAGCTCGCCGACATCTACACGACCACGCCGGCCATCAAGGACAACGGCTTCGTGACTCTGAAGGACCCGAAGAACCTGATCGCGGCCCAGAACATCGTGCCGCTGATCAACAGCTCGAAGGCGTCGGACAAGGTCAAGGACGTCCTGGACAAGGTCTCCAAGGAGCTCACCACCTCCGACCTGATCGACCTGAACGGCGAGAACCAGGGCTCCAGCAAGACGCAGCCCGACGTGCTCGCCAAGAAGTGGCTGCAGGACCACCCGATCAAGTAG
- the cydB gene encoding cytochrome d ubiquinol oxidase subunit II, translating into MDLAVLWFGIVAFFFVGYFVLDGFDFGVGMALPFLGRDDVDRRVMINTIGPVWDLNETWVIVGGAALFAAFPEWYATLFSGFYLALLLILLALIVRGVSFEYRHQRAGARWKRWFDGMIVVGSALPAFLWGVAFANIVQGVALDAHHDYTGTFFDLLNGYALLGGLTTLLLFFTHGAVFLSLKTDGDLRRRARRLATVSGALAVVVAATFLGWTAVTHFSPVFLALALFAAIALVASWIANLRGAEGWSFGFMAATIALAVVSLFAALFPDVMPSSPNPQNSLTIANASSSATTLSIMTWVAAIFLPLILVYQAWTYWIFRKRVTHDHIPQEPAEPVVPTVTV; encoded by the coding sequence ATGGATCTCGCAGTTCTCTGGTTCGGAATCGTCGCGTTCTTTTTCGTCGGCTACTTCGTGCTCGACGGCTTCGACTTCGGCGTCGGGATGGCGCTGCCGTTCCTCGGCCGCGACGACGTCGACCGCCGCGTGATGATCAACACCATCGGCCCGGTGTGGGACCTCAACGAGACGTGGGTCATCGTGGGCGGCGCCGCGCTCTTCGCGGCCTTCCCGGAGTGGTACGCCACGCTGTTCAGCGGCTTCTACCTGGCGCTCCTGCTCATCCTGCTCGCGCTCATCGTGCGCGGCGTGTCGTTCGAGTACCGGCACCAGCGCGCCGGGGCCCGCTGGAAGCGGTGGTTCGACGGGATGATCGTGGTCGGCTCCGCGCTTCCCGCCTTCCTGTGGGGCGTCGCGTTCGCGAACATCGTCCAGGGTGTCGCCCTCGACGCGCACCACGACTACACGGGGACGTTCTTCGACCTGCTCAACGGCTACGCGCTGCTCGGCGGGCTGACGACGCTGCTGCTGTTCTTCACCCACGGCGCCGTGTTCCTGTCGCTGAAGACCGACGGCGACCTGCGCCGGAGGGCGCGCCGCCTGGCCACCGTGTCCGGCGCCCTGGCGGTGGTCGTGGCCGCGACCTTCCTCGGCTGGACCGCGGTGACGCACTTCTCACCGGTGTTCCTGGCCCTCGCGCTCTTCGCGGCGATCGCGCTCGTCGCATCCTGGATCGCGAACCTGCGTGGCGCCGAGGGCTGGTCGTTCGGCTTCATGGCGGCGACCATCGCCCTCGCAGTTGTGTCGTTGTTCGCGGCGCTCTTCCCGGACGTGATGCCGTCGTCGCCGAACCCGCAGAACAGCCTCACCATCGCGAACGCGTCGAGCTCCGCCACGACGCTGTCGATCATGACCTGGGTGGCGGCGATCTTCCTTCCGCTGATCCTCGTGTACCAGGCCTGGACGTATTGGATCTTCCGCAAGCGGGTGACGCACGACCACATCCCGCAGGAGCCGGCCGAGCCCGTCGTCCCCACCGTGACGGTCTGA
- a CDS encoding ATP-binding cassette domain-containing protein, producing the protein MIEFRDVTKRFPDGTLAVDDFSLVIPSRRITVLVGSSGSGKTTILRMINRMVDPTSGSIEIDGQDVLSLKPVALRRSIGYVMQNSGLLPHRKVVDNIATVPLLKGVKKKEAREHALELMDTVGLERSLADRYPSQLSGGQQQRVGVARGLAVDPNILLMDEPFGAVDPIVRDDLQNELLHLQRDLDKTVVFVTHDIDEAFKLGDQVVIFRKGGIVAQKGTPAEILADPADDFVASFVGADRGRRALHVEETPTGSVLVDSDGRAAGVLSGSPRGTAAPSEAKAATVSVAGAPAQGEDAS; encoded by the coding sequence GTGATCGAGTTCCGCGACGTGACGAAGCGCTTCCCGGACGGGACGCTCGCCGTCGACGACTTCTCGCTCGTCATCCCGTCGCGGCGGATCACCGTGCTGGTGGGCTCCTCCGGAAGCGGCAAGACGACCATCCTGCGCATGATCAACCGCATGGTGGACCCGACGTCCGGGTCGATCGAGATCGACGGCCAGGATGTGCTGTCGCTCAAGCCGGTCGCCCTGCGCCGCTCGATCGGCTACGTCATGCAGAATTCGGGCCTGCTCCCGCACCGCAAGGTCGTCGACAACATCGCGACGGTCCCGCTGCTCAAGGGCGTCAAGAAGAAAGAGGCGCGCGAGCACGCGCTGGAGCTCATGGACACGGTGGGCCTCGAGCGCTCGCTCGCCGACCGGTACCCGAGCCAGCTCTCAGGCGGCCAGCAGCAGCGCGTGGGCGTGGCCCGCGGGCTGGCGGTCGACCCGAACATCCTCCTGATGGATGAGCCTTTCGGCGCCGTCGACCCGATCGTGCGCGACGACCTGCAGAACGAGCTGCTGCACCTGCAGCGCGACCTCGACAAGACCGTCGTCTTCGTGACGCACGACATCGACGAGGCCTTCAAGCTGGGCGACCAGGTCGTGATCTTCCGCAAGGGCGGCATCGTCGCCCAGAAGGGCACGCCCGCCGAGATCCTCGCCGACCCGGCCGACGACTTCGTCGCGTCGTTCGTCGGCGCCGACCGTGGCCGCCGTGCACTCCACGTCGAGGAGACGCCGACCGGTTCGGTGCTCGTCGACAGCGACGGGCGCGCCGCCGGCGTGCTCTCCGGCTCGCCGCGTGGCACAGCCGCTCCCTCCGAGGCAAAGGCCGCGACCGTCTCGGTCGCGGGTGCTCCGGCGCAGGGTGAGGACGCGTCGTGA
- a CDS encoding BlaI/MecI/CopY family transcriptional regulator has translation MANLGELERAVMDALWDGDAPLSAGDLRDRLATARETGKAPALTTVLTVLSRLEAKGFVGRDRDARPHLYYAALSRAGHVADLMREVLESSSDRTEALAYFVGSVDESEAEVLRRLLADRSV, from the coding sequence GTGGCCAATCTGGGTGAACTCGAACGGGCGGTGATGGACGCCCTCTGGGACGGCGACGCCCCCCTCAGCGCAGGCGACCTCCGCGACAGGCTAGCGACGGCGCGCGAGACCGGAAAGGCACCGGCGCTGACCACGGTCCTCACCGTGCTCTCCCGTCTCGAGGCGAAAGGGTTCGTCGGGCGCGACCGTGACGCCCGCCCGCACCTCTATTACGCCGCGCTGTCCCGCGCCGGGCACGTCGCCGACCTGATGCGCGAAGTGCTGGAGTCGTCCTCCGACCGCACCGAGGCGCTCGCCTACTTCGTCGGCTCGGTCGACGAGTCCGAGGCCGAGGTGCTGCGCCGCCTCCTCGCCGACCGCAGCGTGTGA
- a CDS encoding ABC transporter permease, whose product MTDILAAFGWIGDPANWSGPSGIPARLGEHIVYSLLTLLLAAIIALPIGFAIGHSGRFRGLAVGVSGALRALPTLGLVIYLALLTTNLTIVPSLIALTILAIPPILAGAYSGLESVDRAPIDAARAIGMTGWQVFTKVELPLSLPLVIGGIRSGGLQVIATWTVAAILPVGGLGRFLFDGLSVQNYPEVLGGSIIVVALALVADGLFAIVQRLVVPRGVTAGRVRDSAEGGRSAARPVPEGAPTT is encoded by the coding sequence ATGACCGACATCCTGGCTGCCTTCGGGTGGATCGGCGACCCGGCCAACTGGTCCGGGCCGAGCGGCATCCCCGCCCGTCTGGGCGAGCACATCGTCTATTCGCTGCTCACGCTGCTGCTCGCCGCGATCATCGCCCTGCCCATCGGGTTCGCGATCGGTCACTCGGGCCGGTTCCGTGGGCTCGCAGTCGGCGTCTCCGGAGCGCTGCGCGCACTGCCGACGCTGGGCCTCGTCATCTACCTGGCGCTGCTGACGACCAACCTCACCATCGTGCCGTCGCTCATCGCCCTGACGATCCTCGCGATCCCGCCGATCCTGGCGGGCGCCTACTCGGGACTCGAGTCGGTCGACCGGGCGCCCATCGACGCCGCGCGCGCGATCGGCATGACCGGATGGCAGGTGTTCACGAAAGTCGAGCTGCCGCTGTCGCTGCCGCTCGTGATCGGCGGCATCCGCTCGGGCGGTCTGCAGGTGATCGCCACCTGGACGGTCGCGGCGATCCTGCCGGTCGGCGGTCTCGGCCGCTTCCTGTTCGACGGCCTCTCGGTGCAGAACTACCCGGAGGTACTCGGCGGCTCCATCATCGTGGTCGCCCTCGCCCTCGTCGCGGACGGGCTGTTCGCCATCGTCCAGCGCCTCGTCGTGCCCCGGGGTGTCACCGCGGGGCGTGTCCGCGACAGCGCGGAAGGCGGCCGCTCGGCCGCCCGCCCGGTGCCGGAAGGCGCCCCCACCACCTGA
- a CDS encoding TetR/AcrR family transcriptional regulator codes for MPINDLVAGQSTVGAPLVRTEPIQERSAARIDALLDAAAAVVDEIGFDRLTTAMVAERAGASIGTVYRYFPDRIVLLQALRDRALLRYRHSVVQAIDAQSPEHWWNAVEAAIDAFVDMFRTEPGFRIIRFADAERAGVPEDEVVRDAGFARQFAQILSDEYGLPAGDDLAFRLDVVVEIMDSLINRAFVEDPNGDERYIAEARTVAKEYLERRFDPQH; via the coding sequence GTGCCCATCAACGATCTGGTGGCCGGACAGAGCACGGTCGGAGCACCGCTCGTCCGCACGGAGCCCATCCAGGAGCGCAGCGCCGCACGCATCGACGCGCTGCTCGACGCGGCCGCGGCCGTGGTGGATGAGATCGGATTCGACCGGCTGACGACCGCCATGGTGGCGGAGCGGGCCGGAGCCTCCATCGGAACCGTCTACCGGTACTTCCCGGACCGCATCGTGCTGCTGCAGGCCCTCCGCGACCGCGCGCTCCTGCGCTACCGCCACTCCGTCGTGCAGGCCATCGACGCGCAGTCGCCGGAGCACTGGTGGAACGCCGTGGAGGCCGCGATCGACGCCTTCGTCGACATGTTCCGCACCGAGCCGGGCTTCCGCATCATCCGGTTCGCCGACGCCGAGCGCGCGGGCGTCCCGGAGGACGAGGTCGTGCGCGACGCCGGGTTCGCCCGCCAGTTCGCGCAGATCCTCTCCGATGAGTACGGGCTGCCCGCCGGGGACGACCTGGCGTTCCGTCTCGACGTGGTCGTCGAGATCATGGACTCCCTGATCAACCGCGCATTCGTGGAGGACCCGAACGGCGACGAGCGCTACATCGCCGAGGCCAGGACCGTGGCCAAGGAGTACCTCGAGCGGCGCTTCGACCCGCAGCACTGA
- a CDS encoding ABC transporter permease — protein MSFLWSNLGQVWNLTVSHVWLAALPIVIGFVVSLPIGWVANRYRWSRGVLLTIGGILYTIPSLPLFFAMPALIGTQILSPLNVVVALSIYALALMVRTTADALGSVPGDVLQSATAVGFSSWRRFWSVELPLAGPVLLAGLRVVSVSTVSLVSVGALLGVPNLGYLFTDGLNRSYTEEVAVGIILIMVVALVFDLILVGLGRLLLPWTRSNRRAARLSRRAAMRAVTGA, from the coding sequence GTGAGTTTTCTGTGGTCGAACCTCGGCCAGGTCTGGAATCTCACGGTCTCCCACGTGTGGCTCGCCGCTCTCCCGATCGTCATCGGGTTCGTGGTCTCCCTGCCCATCGGGTGGGTCGCGAACCGCTACCGGTGGAGCCGCGGCGTGCTGCTGACGATCGGAGGCATCCTCTACACGATCCCGTCGCTGCCGCTGTTCTTCGCGATGCCCGCGCTGATCGGCACCCAGATCCTGTCGCCCCTCAACGTGGTGGTGGCGTTGAGCATCTACGCGCTCGCGCTCATGGTGCGCACGACGGCGGACGCGCTGGGCTCCGTGCCGGGTGACGTGCTGCAGTCGGCGACCGCCGTCGGGTTCTCGTCCTGGCGCCGGTTCTGGTCCGTCGAACTCCCGCTGGCCGGACCGGTGCTGCTCGCGGGACTCCGCGTGGTGTCGGTGAGCACGGTCAGTCTCGTCAGCGTCGGAGCGCTCCTCGGCGTCCCGAACCTCGGCTACCTGTTCACCGACGGCCTCAACCGCTCGTACACCGAGGAGGTGGCGGTCGGCATCATCCTGATCATGGTGGTGGCGCTCGTCTTCGACCTGATCCTCGTGGGGCTCGGCCGTCTGCTCCTGCCCTGGACGCGATCCAACCGGCGGGCAGCACGGCTCAGCCGGCGCGCGGCGATGAGGGCGGTGACCGGCGCATGA
- a CDS encoding DedA family protein, whose amino-acid sequence MNDALTWVLDLVQGVDPVLRTLLAGLGILFETSILVGLIVPGDTIVLVAATGVDGPAEYAALVAAVIVGALCGESIGFALGRWFGPRIRVSALGRRVGVRNFDRAEAYLARRGGIAVFLSRFLPVLHSLIPLTVGMSPMRYRTFLAWTAPACVLWAFAYVSVGSAAAGSYRELSRELHGAGYVFVAVIAVFLVAVFVVKKVLSAREAKHMEAAAREPGPPLDETEEPSAT is encoded by the coding sequence ATGAACGATGCACTGACGTGGGTGCTCGACCTGGTGCAGGGCGTCGACCCGGTGCTGCGGACACTGCTCGCCGGGCTCGGCATCCTGTTCGAGACGTCCATCCTGGTCGGGCTGATCGTTCCCGGCGACACCATCGTGCTGGTGGCCGCCACGGGCGTCGACGGGCCCGCGGAGTACGCGGCCCTCGTCGCCGCCGTGATCGTCGGCGCGCTGTGCGGGGAGTCGATCGGCTTCGCCCTCGGGCGCTGGTTCGGGCCGCGCATCCGGGTCAGCGCGCTCGGCCGGCGGGTCGGCGTGCGCAACTTCGACCGCGCCGAGGCCTACCTCGCGCGGCGCGGCGGCATCGCGGTGTTCCTCTCGCGGTTCCTGCCGGTGCTGCACTCGCTCATCCCGCTGACCGTCGGGATGAGCCCGATGCGGTACCGCACGTTCCTCGCATGGACGGCGCCCGCGTGCGTGCTGTGGGCGTTCGCCTACGTCAGTGTGGGTTCCGCGGCGGCGGGGAGCTATCGCGAGCTGTCGCGCGAGCTCCATGGCGCCGGCTACGTGTTCGTGGCGGTGATCGCCGTGTTCCTGGTGGCGGTCTTCGTCGTCAAGAAGGTGCTGTCCGCCCGCGAGGCCAAGCACATGGAAGCGGCGGCCCGGGAACCCGGACCGCCGCTCGATGAGACCGAAGAGCCCTCGGCTACTTGA